A single region of the Streptococcus macedonicus ACA-DC 198 genome encodes:
- the map gene encoding Methionine aminopeptidase, which yields MITLKSAREIEAMDRAGDFLASVHIGLRELIKPGLDMWEVEEYVRRRCKEANVLPLQIGVDGSIMDYPYATCCGLNDEVAHAFPRHYILKEGDLLKVDMVLSEPLDKSVVDVSKLNFDNVAQVKKYTESYSGGLADSCWAYAVGEVSDEVKNLMDVTKECLYIGIEKAVVGNRIGDIGAAIQEYAESRGYSVVRDLVGHGVGPTMHEEPMVPHYGKAGRGLRLREGMVLTIEPMINTGTWEIDTDMKTGWAHKTLDGSLSCQYEHQFVITKDGPVILTSQGEERTY from the coding sequence ATGATTACATTAAAATCAGCTCGTGAAATTGAAGCAATGGACCGCGCTGGAGATTTTCTAGCTTCAGTTCACATTGGTTTACGTGAATTGATTAAACCAGGTCTTGATATGTGGGAAGTCGAAGAATACGTTCGTCGTCGCTGTAAAGAAGCAAACGTTCTTCCGCTCCAAATCGGGGTTGATGGTTCTATCATGGACTATCCTTATGCCACATGTTGCGGACTTAATGACGAAGTGGCACACGCTTTTCCTCGCCATTACATTTTAAAAGAAGGGGATTTGCTTAAAGTTGATATGGTTTTGAGCGAACCACTTGATAAATCAGTTGTTGACGTTTCAAAATTAAACTTTGACAATGTCGCACAAGTTAAAAAATACACTGAATCATACTCTGGTGGATTGGCAGACTCATGTTGGGCATATGCTGTTGGTGAGGTGTCTGACGAAGTCAAAAATCTGATGGATGTTACCAAAGAATGCCTTTATATCGGAATTGAAAAAGCTGTTGTTGGTAACCGTATCGGTGATATCGGCGCAGCTATTCAAGAATACGCTGAAAGCCGTGGATATAGTGTTGTTCGTGATTTAGTAGGACACGGTGTTGGTCCAACAATGCACGAAGAACCAATGGTACCACACTATGGTAAAGCAGGTCGTGGTCTCCGTTTGCGTGAAGGTATGGTGTTGACTATCGAGCCGATGATTAATACAGGAACTTGGGAAATCGATACAGACATGAAAACTGGGTGGGCTCATAAGACACTTGACGGCAGTTTGTCATGCCAATACGAGCATCAATTTGTTATCACCAAAGACGGACCTGTTATTTTAACAAGTCAAGGAGAAGAAAGAACTTACTAG
- the dagK gene encoding Transcription regulator [contains diacylglycerol kinase catalytic domain] — MTKKQKRARLIYNPTSGQEIMKKNVADVLDVLEGFGYETSAFQTKPEPNSARDEAKRAAEAGFDLVIAAGGDGTIHEVVNGIAPLSNRPQMAIIPTGTTNDFARALKIPRGNPVEAAKIIGKNQTIQMDIGQAREDTYFINIAAAGSFTELTYSVPSQLKTMFGYLAYLAKGVELLPGIRTVPVRIKHEKGSFEGDVSMIFAAITNSVGGFEQIAPDAKLDDGKFTLILVKTANLIEILRLIRLVLDGGKHIGDKRIEYIKTDFLEIEPLSDKKMMINLDGEYGGDAPIKLRNLKNHITFFANTDEISDDALVWNQEDLDLEAIAQKFTQEVDELNSEE, encoded by the coding sequence ATGACTAAGAAACAAAAACGTGCACGTTTAATCTACAATCCGACTTCAGGTCAGGAAATCATGAAGAAAAACGTGGCAGATGTGCTAGATGTTTTAGAAGGTTTTGGTTATGAAACATCAGCTTTTCAGACAAAACCAGAGCCAAATTCTGCTCGTGATGAGGCTAAACGTGCCGCAGAAGCTGGATTTGATTTGGTGATTGCTGCTGGCGGTGACGGTACAATCCACGAAGTCGTCAACGGGATTGCTCCGCTTTCTAATCGACCTCAAATGGCTATTATTCCGACAGGAACGACCAATGATTTCGCGCGCGCTCTGAAGATTCCACGTGGTAATCCAGTTGAAGCTGCTAAGATTATTGGTAAAAATCAAACCATTCAAATGGATATTGGACAAGCGCGTGAAGATACGTATTTCATCAATATTGCTGCCGCAGGCTCATTCACAGAATTAACATATAGTGTGCCAAGCCAATTAAAGACAATGTTTGGGTATTTGGCTTATTTGGCAAAAGGTGTTGAATTGCTACCAGGAATTCGTACGGTTCCTGTTCGTATTAAACACGAAAAAGGCTCTTTTGAAGGCGACGTTTCAATGATTTTCGCTGCCATTACCAATTCAGTCGGTGGTTTTGAACAAATTGCGCCAGATGCTAAGCTAGACGACGGAAAATTCACCTTGATTTTGGTTAAGACAGCTAACTTGATTGAAATTTTACGTTTGATTCGTTTGGTATTAGACGGTGGAAAACATATTGGTGATAAACGTATCGAGTATATCAAGACTGATTTCTTAGAAATCGAACCGTTATCTGATAAGAAGATGATGATTAATTTGGACGGTGAGTACGGTGGTGACGCACCAATTAAGCTCCGTAATCTCAAAAATCACATCACATTTTTTGCTAATACAGATGAAATTTCAGATGATGCGCTCGTTTGGAATCAAGAAGATTTAGATTTGGAAGCTATTGCCCAAAAATTCACACAGGAAGTTGATGAGCTCAATTCAGAAGAATAG
- a CDS encoding GtrA family protein: MKKLLSSEVFKYLFFGVLATLVYTGTRLVIFPLTQSATTSAVIANVIAIVFAFFTNDYFVFNQVRTDWFNRFVKFFVARLSTLALDLILAYLLVTKFPHIIGQFVNDNISLVNMIETVFSQVLIIVLNYVLSKLLIFKDKK; this comes from the coding sequence ATGAAAAAGTTATTATCTAGTGAAGTTTTTAAATACTTATTTTTCGGTGTCCTTGCCACACTCGTTTACACGGGAACACGCTTAGTCATCTTTCCCCTAACGCAATCGGCAACGACTTCCGCAGTTATCGCTAACGTCATTGCTATCGTGTTTGCCTTCTTTACAAACGACTACTTCGTCTTTAATCAAGTTCGAACAGACTGGTTTAACCGTTTTGTTAAATTTTTTGTCGCGCGTCTATCAACACTTGCCCTAGACTTGATTTTAGCTTATCTTTTAGTCACAAAATTCCCTCACATTATCGGACAATTTGTCAATGATAATATTTCATTAGTCAACATGATTGAGACTGTTTTCTCACAAGTCCTTATCATTGTTTTAAACTATGTGCTTAGTAAATTATTAATTTTTAAAGATAAAAAATAA
- a CDS encoding Cytosolic protein containing multiple CBS domains, translated as MSKHQKILEYLENLPVGKRVSVRSISNHLKVSDGTAYRAIKEAENRGIVETRPRSGTVRIEKKPAVRIERFTYSEIARISDSEVLAGKAGLSREFSKFSIGAMTQENILRYLVKGGLLIVGDRENIQLLALEKHNAILVTGGLSVSDEVIRIADELGIPVMVTHYDTFTVATMINHALSNIRIKTDLTTVEQVCQTKEDYGFLKEGDTIREFNAMIKQTANVRFPVVNSKNMVIGVVSMLDIVGKENHIDIKSIMSRNLIVAKPQASLANISQKMIFEDLDMLPVVAEDLTLLGVITRRQAVKNLPNLQHSNLYTYSDQILSNLQYEDGVYKFVVEPVMIDNTGNFAQGVLTEFIKDISVRVLTKKHQKNIIIEQLMLYFVQAVQIDDCLLICPRVITEKRRSSVIDFEILLEDQIVAKALVTTKIN; from the coding sequence ATGAGTAAACATCAGAAAATTTTAGAGTATTTGGAGAATCTTCCAGTTGGAAAGCGCGTGAGTGTGCGAAGCATTTCAAATCACTTAAAAGTGAGTGATGGTACGGCTTATCGTGCGATTAAGGAAGCCGAAAACCGTGGCATTGTTGAAACAAGACCGCGTAGTGGTACGGTTCGTATCGAAAAAAAGCCAGCTGTTCGCATTGAGCGTTTTACCTATTCAGAAATTGCTCGCATTAGTGACTCTGAGGTTCTGGCAGGTAAGGCTGGGCTTAGTCGTGAATTTAGCAAGTTTTCAATTGGTGCGATGACTCAAGAAAATATTTTACGTTACCTTGTCAAAGGTGGACTTTTGATTGTCGGCGACCGTGAAAATATTCAACTGTTGGCGCTTGAAAAACACAATGCCATTCTAGTAACGGGGGGATTGTCTGTTTCTGATGAGGTGATTCGTATCGCTGACGAGCTCGGAATCCCTGTCATGGTCACGCACTATGACACTTTTACCGTGGCGACGATGATTAACCATGCCCTTTCAAATATTCGGATTAAAACGGACTTGACGACTGTTGAGCAAGTCTGTCAGACTAAGGAAGACTATGGCTTTTTGAAGGAAGGCGATACGATTCGTGAATTTAATGCGATGATTAAACAAACGGCAAATGTGCGTTTTCCTGTTGTAAATAGTAAAAATATGGTTATCGGCGTTGTTAGTATGTTAGACATTGTTGGCAAGGAAAATCACATTGATATCAAGAGTATCATGTCGCGTAATCTGATTGTAGCAAAACCGCAAGCCAGTCTTGCTAACATCAGCCAGAAAATGATTTTTGAAGATTTGGATATGCTTCCTGTTGTAGCAGAGGATTTGACCTTGCTAGGGGTTATTACACGCCGTCAGGCGGTTAAAAATCTGCCAAATCTACAACATTCTAACCTTTATACATACAGTGATCAGATTTTATCAAATTTGCAATACGAAGATGGTGTTTACAAATTTGTGGTTGAACCTGTGATGATTGACAATACTGGAAATTTTGCCCAAGGTGTCTTAACAGAATTTATCAAAGATATCAGTGTTCGTGTTTTGACCAAAAAACATCAAAAAAATATCATCATTGAACAACTGATGCTTTATTTTGTACAAGCAGTTCAGATTGATGATTGTTTGCTGATTTGCCCACGTGTCATTACTGAAAAACGTCGTAGTTCGGTGATTGACTTTGAAATTCTTTTAGAAGATCAAATTGTTGCTAAAGCCTTGGTAACAACGAAAATTAATTAA
- a CDS encoding Substrate-specific component QueT (COG4708) of predicted queuosine-regulated ECF transporter, whose amino-acid sequence MKHFTIRDFAQVALVAALYIVLTVTPPLNAISYGAYQFRISEMLVFMAFYNRKYIVGLTLGCMIANLYSFGLIDVFVGGSQTFVFLTLGVILFDRYKEQYLFNGLFNKAFFYFSLLFSASMFTIALELYYVGGSPFLMTWFTSAVGELASLLIGAIIMDKLGKRIDLTV is encoded by the coding sequence ATGAAACATTTTACTATTCGTGATTTTGCGCAAGTAGCGCTTGTTGCTGCACTTTATATTGTGTTGACAGTCACACCGCCTTTAAACGCCATTTCGTATGGTGCTTATCAGTTCCGTATTTCGGAAATGTTAGTATTTATGGCATTTTACAATCGTAAGTATATTGTTGGGCTGACGCTTGGTTGTATGATTGCCAATTTGTACAGCTTTGGTTTGATTGATGTCTTTGTTGGTGGTAGCCAAACGTTTGTTTTTCTAACATTAGGTGTTATTTTATTTGACCGTTATAAGGAGCAATATTTATTTAACGGCTTATTTAACAAAGCATTCTTTTACTTTTCATTATTGTTTTCCGCTTCAATGTTTACTATTGCGCTAGAATTATATTATGTTGGTGGCTCACCATTTTTGATGACTTGGTTTACATCAGCAGTAGGCGAACTTGCTTCGCTATTGATTGGTGCTATTATCATGGACAAACTTGGAAAACGTATTGATTTAACTGTATGA
- the ligA gene encoding DNA ligase encodes MKKRIQELVDELNQYRKEYYTEDQPTVSDSEYDKLYRELVELEKAHPELILPNSPTQEVGGLVLDGFEKYQHETPLYSLQDAFSREELEDFDRRVKAEFPNASYIAELKIDGLSISLVYVDGVLQVGATRGDGLVGENITENVKRIKDIPHKLAQPLNITVRGEAYLPKASFDKINEERRDSGQTEFANPRNAAAGTLRQLNTVVVAKRNLATFLYQEVASTSMTTQNDVLEELSRYGFSVNPRRITTSSMADIWKFIQEVAAERDSLPYDIDGIVIKVNSLAMQEELGFTVKAPRWAIAYKFPAEEKEAEILSVDWTVGRTGVVTPTANLSPVQLAGTTVSRATLHNVDYIAEKDIRIGDTVIVYKAGDIIPAVLNVVDSKRDKQVPMPIPESCPSCGSELIHYEDEVALRCINPLCPSQIQERLTHFASRDAMNITGLGPSIVKKLFKAELVHDVADIYQLTVEDLLSLDGFKEKSAEKLYNAIQLSKENSADKLLFGLGIRHVGAKASRQLLEVFETIDQLVAADADSIASIDGLGTVIANSLRSYFAKKEATELLHELKNAGVNFTYLGKKVSKDAQLAGLTVVLTGKLERLTRNEAKEKLQNLGAKVTNSVSKKTDIVVAGTDAGSKLTKAQALGIDVRDEAWLESL; translated from the coding sequence ATGAAAAAACGTATTCAAGAATTGGTTGATGAGCTCAACCAGTACCGAAAAGAGTATTACACAGAGGACCAACCAACGGTCTCAGATAGCGAATATGACAAGCTTTATCGCGAGTTAGTCGAGCTTGAAAAAGCTCATCCAGAGTTGATTTTGCCAAATAGTCCAACGCAAGAAGTGGGTGGACTTGTTTTAGATGGTTTTGAAAAATATCAGCATGAAACACCGCTTTATAGCCTGCAAGATGCTTTTTCACGTGAGGAATTAGAGGATTTTGACCGTCGTGTGAAAGCTGAATTTCCCAATGCCTCTTATATAGCAGAGCTGAAAATTGATGGTTTGTCAATTTCACTAGTTTATGTTGATGGTGTGTTGCAAGTCGGTGCCACTCGTGGTGACGGCTTAGTTGGTGAAAATATCACTGAAAATGTCAAACGTATCAAGGACATTCCTCATAAATTGGCACAGCCACTTAACATTACAGTTCGTGGTGAAGCTTATTTGCCAAAGGCGTCATTTGATAAAATCAATGAGGAACGTCGTGATAGTGGTCAGACAGAATTTGCGAATCCGAGAAATGCGGCTGCAGGGACATTACGTCAGTTAAATACAGTAGTTGTTGCTAAGCGAAATTTGGCAACATTTCTTTATCAAGAAGTGGCATCAACTAGCATGACAACGCAAAATGATGTTTTGGAGGAATTGTCTCGCTACGGTTTTTCGGTTAATCCGCGACGTATCACGACATCTTCGATGGCAGACATCTGGAAATTTATTCAAGAAGTAGCCGCTGAGCGTGATAGTTTACCATACGATATTGACGGTATTGTTATTAAGGTCAATAGTCTTGCTATGCAAGAAGAACTTGGCTTTACGGTCAAGGCGCCTCGTTGGGCAATTGCTTATAAATTCCCGGCTGAGGAAAAAGAAGCAGAAATTCTTTCGGTTGATTGGACTGTTGGACGTACTGGGGTGGTGACACCAACCGCTAATCTTAGCCCTGTTCAGTTAGCAGGAACAACGGTTAGCCGTGCGACTTTGCATAATGTGGATTACATTGCTGAAAAAGATATTCGCATTGGCGATACGGTTATCGTCTATAAGGCGGGAGATATTATTCCAGCGGTGCTGAATGTTGTTGATAGCAAACGTGATAAGCAAGTACCAATGCCGATTCCTGAAAGCTGTCCGTCTTGTGGCAGTGAACTGATTCATTATGAAGATGAGGTGGCTTTACGTTGTATTAATCCGCTTTGTCCAAGTCAAATTCAAGAGCGTTTAACGCATTTTGCTAGCCGCGATGCCATGAATATCACAGGTTTAGGACCTTCTATTGTTAAGAAACTTTTCAAAGCAGAATTGGTTCATGATGTCGCAGACATTTACCAATTAACGGTGGAAGATTTGCTAAGCTTGGATGGCTTTAAGGAAAAATCTGCTGAAAAACTTTACAATGCCATTCAGCTTTCTAAGGAAAATTCAGCTGATAAATTGCTTTTTGGACTGGGAATTCGTCATGTCGGTGCCAAGGCTAGTCGTCAATTGTTGGAAGTCTTTGAAACAATTGATCAGTTGGTTGCTGCGGATGCTGACAGCATTGCTAGCATTGACGGTTTGGGAACAGTTATTGCTAACTCATTGCGCAGCTATTTTGCCAAAAAAGAAGCGACAGAGCTCTTGCATGAATTGAAAAATGCAGGTGTCAACTTTACTTACCTAGGTAAAAAAGTTTCAAAAGATGCTCAATTAGCAGGTTTAACAGTTGTTTTGACTGGAAAATTGGAACGTTTAACGCGAAACGAAGCAAAAGAAAAATTGCAAAATTTAGGAGCAAAGGTGACCAACAGCGTGTCCAAAAAGACGGACATTGTTGTCGCAGGTACAGATGCAGGTTCAAAATTGACCAAGGCCCAAGCTTTAGGAATTGATGTTCGCGATGAAGCTTGGCTAGAAAGTTTATAA
- the yfkH gene encoding Ribonuclease gives MNRKQLIDKLVSRLEWQPLQVYLKHYRSAEIDLSAIAVAYYLLLTAFPLIVIAANIFPYLNIDISVLLSFMEKNLPTNLYPSVSAITTDIFLKPSGSILGVATLTAFWTMSKSLTSLQKAIDKAYGVSQHRDFVIGRLIGVLASLLILFLLTFVLILSTFSKVVLQIISAHYDLSDTVATVVLNLSQPVTVLTIVFGLMLLYFILPNVKIRRFRYILPGTIFTSFVIVFLNNLFSNYILRTFERMVDIKTFGSVVIFVLMLWFIFLAHILILGAIFNATYQELRQGKMESRRGDILSILTHRKQDKDKK, from the coding sequence ATGAATCGTAAGCAGCTTATAGACAAATTAGTGTCTAGATTAGAGTGGCAACCGCTACAGGTTTATTTAAAACATTACCGAAGTGCAGAGATTGATCTATCAGCGATTGCTGTCGCTTATTATTTATTGCTGACAGCATTCCCATTGATTGTGATTGCGGCAAATATCTTTCCTTATCTTAACATTGATATTTCAGTGTTATTGTCTTTCATGGAAAAAAATTTACCAACCAATCTTTACCCGTCTGTTTCGGCAATTACGACAGATATTTTTTTAAAACCTTCTGGTAGTATTTTGGGAGTTGCGACTTTAACGGCTTTCTGGACAATGTCTAAATCGCTGACCTCTCTACAAAAAGCCATTGATAAAGCTTACGGTGTTTCACAACACAGAGATTTTGTGATTGGACGTTTGATTGGAGTTTTGGCAAGCTTACTCATTCTTTTCTTATTGACGTTCGTGTTAATCCTCTCTACTTTTTCAAAGGTTGTTTTGCAAATTATTAGTGCTCACTATGATTTGAGTGATACGGTTGCAACGGTTGTCTTGAATTTGTCTCAACCGGTGACTGTTTTGACGATTGTATTTGGGTTGATGTTATTGTATTTTATTCTACCAAATGTCAAAATCAGACGTTTTCGTTATATTTTACCAGGAACAATTTTCACCTCTTTCGTCATTGTGTTCTTGAATAATTTGTTTAGCAATTATATTTTGAGAACCTTTGAACGCATGGTTGACATTAAAACATTTGGTTCGGTTGTGATTTTTGTTTTAATGTTATGGTTTATTTTCCTAGCACACATTTTGATTTTAGGGGCTATCTTTAATGCAACTTATCAAGAATTACGTCAAGGAAAAATGGAAAGCAGACGTGGTGACATTCTTTCCATTCTAACACACCGCAAACAAGATAAAGATAAAAAATAA